A section of the Leptotrichia sp. HSP-342 genome encodes:
- the cbiD gene encoding cobalt-precorrin-5B (C(1))-methyltransferase CbiD — protein sequence MENYVYFNGRKLRYGYTTGSSATAATKAALLLLLGKAEKVEEVEIDVPAGKKIKIKIKSFEKTEDYATATVIKDGGDDPDATHGLEIISKVSFREDDKINIFGGKGVGKVTKIGLPVEVGKSAINPTPMKMLTGIVKELLPPEKGVDVEISVPLGEEAAKKTMNGKLGIIGGISILGTMGIVRPMSEESWKASLAIELKQNLTYFNTKTAIFLFGNRGKMFLKKEFPEKSEEGVVISNFVGYMFDKACEFEVKKIYFIGELGKFVKVAGGIFHTHSRVSDAKMEILAANALLVGEKLENVYKILESNTTEEASGYIEKKEVFNLLAEKAKQKCEEHCRKNGWNLEVETLILSAEKEVIGHSKHFFDNF from the coding sequence ATGGAAAATTATGTATATTTTAACGGTAGAAAACTGCGATATGGCTATACCACAGGAAGTTCGGCAACAGCAGCGACTAAGGCGGCACTGTTACTTTTACTAGGAAAAGCTGAAAAAGTCGAAGAAGTTGAAATAGATGTTCCAGCGGGTAAAAAGATAAAAATTAAGATTAAGTCTTTTGAAAAGACAGAGGATTACGCAACAGCAACTGTCATAAAAGATGGGGGAGATGACCCTGATGCGACACACGGTCTAGAAATCATATCAAAAGTAAGTTTTAGAGAAGATGATAAAATCAATATTTTTGGAGGAAAAGGAGTCGGAAAAGTCACAAAAATTGGACTTCCTGTCGAAGTTGGAAAATCAGCAATAAATCCAACACCAATGAAAATGCTGACTGGTATTGTGAAAGAACTTCTTCCACCTGAAAAAGGAGTAGATGTTGAAATTAGCGTGCCTCTGGGTGAAGAAGCTGCCAAAAAAACAATGAACGGGAAATTAGGTATTATTGGCGGAATTTCTATTCTTGGAACAATGGGAATTGTACGTCCGATGTCTGAAGAGTCATGGAAAGCTTCCCTTGCAATAGAGCTGAAGCAAAATTTAACATATTTTAATACAAAAACAGCGATATTTCTTTTTGGAAATCGAGGAAAAATGTTTTTGAAAAAGGAATTTCCAGAAAAATCTGAAGAAGGTGTTGTAATCAGTAATTTTGTGGGATATATGTTTGATAAGGCGTGTGAATTTGAAGTTAAGAAAATTTATTTCATCGGAGAATTGGGAAAATTTGTAAAAGTGGCAGGAGGAATTTTTCATACGCATAGTCGAGTTTCTGATGCAAAAATGGAAATTTTGGCTGCAAACGCATTGTTAGTGGGTGAAAAGCTAGAAAATGTATATAAAATTCTGGAATCGAATACAACTGAAGAGGCTTCTGGATACATTGAAAAAAAAGAAGTTTTTAACTTGCTAGCTGAAAAAGCAAAACAAAAATGTGAGGAACATTGTAGAAAAAATGGATGGAATCTAGAAGTGGA
- a CDS encoding energy-coupling factor ABC transporter ATP-binding protein, which produces MLRLENITFSYDEETEALKDVTLNIEKGKKTLFLGENGSGKSTLFLIMNGLLKAQKGNIYFEEKKIEHKKKNLEELRKKVGIIFQDPEIQIFAPLVFQEVAYGPENLGYSKEEVEKNVNRAMKEINITDLKDRPCHHLSYGQKKRVSIAAITAMEPELLILDEPTAWLDSKNTKRVSEILDNFSKAGKTMVVSTHDTDFAYEFADYIYVLEKGKIVRQGSRDEVFEDFEFLKKLNLNIPNVLKIKSYLKYKNLDENDYYKFLEEKNLL; this is translated from the coding sequence ATGCTTAGACTTGAAAATATAACTTTTTCATACGACGAAGAAACAGAGGCTCTAAAAGATGTGACTTTGAATATTGAAAAAGGGAAAAAAACATTATTTCTTGGGGAAAATGGCTCAGGAAAATCAACATTATTTTTAATAATGAATGGACTTTTGAAAGCACAAAAGGGAAATATTTATTTTGAAGAGAAAAAAATAGAACATAAAAAGAAAAATCTCGAAGAATTGAGAAAAAAAGTCGGAATAATTTTTCAGGATCCTGAAATACAGATTTTTGCACCTTTAGTATTTCAGGAAGTAGCTTACGGACCTGAAAATCTTGGATATTCTAAAGAGGAAGTAGAAAAAAATGTAAACAGGGCAATGAAAGAAATCAATATAACAGATTTAAAAGATAGACCTTGTCATCATCTGAGCTATGGACAGAAAAAAAGAGTCTCAATAGCTGCAATTACGGCAATGGAGCCAGAACTTCTTATTCTAGATGAGCCAACTGCATGGCTTGATTCTAAAAATACAAAAAGAGTATCAGAAATTCTAGATAATTTTTCCAAAGCAGGAAAAACAATGGTGGTATCAACGCACGATACAGATTTTGCCTATGAATTTGCTGATTATATTTATGTACTTGAAAAGGGGAAAATTGTACGGCAAGGGAGCAGAGATGAGGTTTTTGAGGATTTTGAATTTTTGAAGAAATTAAATTTGAATATTCCAAATGTACTGAAAATAAAAAGTTATCTCAAGTATAAAAATCTTGATGAAAATGATTATTATAAATTTTTGGAGGAAAAAAACTTGCTATGA
- a CDS encoding cobyrinate a,c-diamide synthase: MKKILISGAMSGGGKTTVSSILMSAFENVAPFKVGPDYIDPGYHELFTGNKSRNLDAFMFNESTLRYIFETGAKGSNIAIVEGVMGLYDGIGHEKDNFSTAHVSRILDIPVILVVNAKGISTSIAAEILGFKLFDKNVKIKGVILNNVSSEKLYLNLKEAVERFTGIECVGYLPKNEKLSVESRHLGLKQAFELKGSKELEEKKQLFKEIAQNCLNLERIYEIAEEFEAKSSIDSFEPIKDLKNKYKGKRVGVAKDGAFSFYYESNLELMRFSGLEIVEFSPVKDEKIPENLDMIYLGGGYPELYWKELSENVSMKESIKQAHENGVKIYGECGGFIYLTNKLNLLDGNSGDFCGLIDVEISMKNRLNIGRFGYINIKAENGICTKGHEFHYSEISVDNEKEKFYKIEKNDGRNWVCGYRKNSLLAGYPHISFYSNIEFFKYLIEKL; the protein is encoded by the coding sequence ATGAAAAAAATACTTATATCGGGAGCAATGAGCGGTGGCGGAAAGACTACAGTAAGCAGCATATTGATGTCAGCTTTTGAAAATGTGGCACCTTTTAAGGTCGGACCAGACTACATTGACCCTGGCTATCATGAATTGTTTACGGGGAATAAATCTCGTAATTTAGATGCTTTTATGTTTAATGAAAGTACGTTAAGATATATATTTGAAACTGGAGCAAAAGGTAGCAATATCGCTATAGTTGAGGGAGTTATGGGACTTTATGATGGAATTGGGCATGAAAAGGATAATTTTAGCACAGCTCACGTATCAAGAATCCTTGATATTCCAGTAATTCTAGTAGTTAATGCAAAAGGAATTTCCACAAGTATAGCTGCTGAAATTTTGGGCTTCAAATTATTTGATAAAAATGTTAAAATAAAGGGCGTTATTTTAAATAATGTTTCATCTGAGAAACTATATTTGAACTTAAAGGAAGCAGTAGAAAGATTTACAGGAATAGAATGCGTAGGATATTTGCCAAAAAATGAGAAATTATCGGTAGAAAGCCGACATTTGGGACTAAAACAGGCTTTTGAATTGAAAGGTTCAAAAGAACTTGAGGAAAAGAAACAGCTGTTTAAGGAAATTGCACAAAATTGCTTAAATTTAGAAAGAATTTACGAAATAGCAGAAGAATTTGAAGCAAAAAGCAGTATAGATAGTTTTGAGCCAATAAAGGACTTAAAGAATAAATATAAAGGAAAACGTGTTGGAGTTGCTAAAGATGGTGCATTTTCATTTTACTATGAGTCAAATCTGGAACTGATGAGATTTTCAGGATTAGAAATAGTAGAATTTAGCCCTGTAAAAGATGAAAAAATACCAGAAAATCTTGATATGATTTATCTTGGCGGAGGTTATCCTGAACTTTACTGGAAAGAATTGTCTGAAAATGTATCTATGAAAGAAAGTATAAAGCAGGCTCATGAAAATGGAGTAAAAATCTACGGAGAATGTGGCGGATTTATCTACTTAACAAATAAACTGAATTTGCTAGATGGAAATAGTGGAGATTTCTGTGGACTGATAGATGTGGAAATTTCTATGAAAAATAGGCTGAATATCGGAAGATTTGGCTATATAAATATAAAAGCCGAAAATGGAATTTGTACAAAAGGACACGAATTTCATTATTCAGAAATTTCTGTAGATAATGAAAAAGAAAAATTTTATAAAATAGAGAAAAATGATGGAAGAAATTGGGTTTGTGGATATCGGAAGAATAGTCTTCTAGCAGGATACCCGCATATCTCATTTTATTCAAATATAGAGTTTTTTAAATACTTGATAGAAAAACTGTAA
- a CDS encoding precorrin-8X methylmutase, with amino-acid sequence MSYIKDPKSIEVRSFEMITEGLAGKADHFSEEEQLIVKRLIHTTGDFDYVNIVEFHNNPIESAKEALEAGNCKIYCDTNMIVNGLNKNGLKKFGAEAYCLVADPDVAREAKERGITRSMVGLERALKDPQTKIFVIGNAPTALFTLLEKMEKEGENVPKLIVGVPVGFVGCPESKAELSKYNVPFIRTNGTKGGSTVAVGVMHGILYQMYERDKYFNN; translated from the coding sequence ATGTCGTATATTAAAGATCCAAAATCGATTGAGGTAAGGAGTTTTGAGATGATTACAGAAGGGCTGGCTGGGAAAGCAGACCATTTTAGTGAAGAAGAGCAATTAATCGTAAAAAGATTGATTCATACAACTGGAGATTTTGATTATGTGAACATTGTTGAATTTCATAATAATCCAATTGAATCAGCAAAAGAAGCATTAGAAGCTGGAAATTGCAAAATTTATTGTGATACAAACATGATTGTTAATGGATTGAATAAAAATGGTCTGAAAAAATTTGGAGCAGAGGCATATTGTCTAGTGGCAGATCCAGATGTAGCCAGAGAAGCGAAGGAAAGAGGAATTACACGTTCGATGGTTGGATTAGAAAGAGCATTGAAAGATCCACAAACAAAAATTTTTGTAATCGGAAATGCTCCAACAGCATTGTTTACATTACTTGAAAAAATGGAAAAAGAAGGGGAAAATGTACCGAAATTGATAGTTGGAGTTCCAGTTGGATTTGTGGGATGTCCCGAATCTAAGGCAGAACTTTCAAAATATAATGTTCCGTTTATACGAACAAATGGAACAAAAGGTGGAAGTACAGTTGCAGTTGGTGTAATGCACGGAATCCTTTATCAAATGTATGAAAGAGATAAATATTTTAATAATTAA